One region of Demequina sp. TMPB413 genomic DNA includes:
- the secE gene encoding preprotein translocase subunit SecE, which produces MSESAVTDSGERDPRHEEREGLNLFGRIALFVRQVISELRRVVTPTREELINYIWVVLGFVAVMMALTFALDFGFNSLTEWVFGD; this is translated from the coding sequence GTGAGCGAATCTGCAGTGACGGATTCCGGAGAGCGGGACCCACGCCACGAAGAGCGTGAGGGCCTGAACCTCTTCGGTCGCATCGCGCTGTTCGTGCGCCAGGTGATTTCCGAGCTTCGTCGCGTCGTGACCCCCACGCGCGAGGAACTCATCAACTACATCTGGGTCGTGCTTGGATTCGTCGCCGTCATGATGGCGCTGACATTCGCGCTCGACTTCGGCTTCAATTCGCTGACCGAATGGGTCTTCGGCGACTAG
- the nusG gene encoding transcription termination/antitermination protein NusG, with product MSTDPHDAVDNIDDAEVAPEQVAPVDDAAIDDAPVDAVVEGDDDTVPSDPGAPLEEDALTVADEAPGAVADDEVDPKVAFRSSLLMQDGDWYVVHSYSGHEKRVKQAIEHRVVSLNMEDYIFQVEVPMEDVVEYKNGQKKQVTRVRMPGYVLVRMDLTDASWGAVRNTPGVTGFVGHAHQPVPLTPDEVYAMMAPPAPASSASDEGGDASSRPQVELDFQVGEAITVIDGPFATLPGTISEISVESQKLHVLVSIFGRETPVELSFSQVQKIV from the coding sequence GTGAGCACAGATCCCCACGACGCCGTCGACAACATCGACGACGCCGAGGTTGCGCCTGAGCAGGTTGCGCCAGTGGACGACGCTGCAATTGACGACGCTCCAGTGGACGCGGTGGTCGAGGGCGACGACGACACCGTGCCTTCCGACCCAGGAGCGCCGCTTGAGGAGGACGCGCTCACCGTGGCCGACGAGGCGCCCGGCGCCGTCGCCGACGACGAGGTCGACCCCAAGGTCGCTTTCCGCTCCTCGCTGCTCATGCAAGACGGCGACTGGTACGTCGTCCACAGCTACAGCGGCCACGAGAAGCGCGTCAAGCAAGCGATCGAGCACCGCGTCGTGAGCCTCAACATGGAGGACTACATCTTCCAGGTCGAGGTCCCGATGGAAGACGTCGTCGAGTACAAGAACGGCCAGAAGAAGCAGGTCACCCGCGTGCGGATGCCCGGCTACGTGCTGGTGCGGATGGACCTGACCGACGCGTCGTGGGGCGCAGTGCGCAACACGCCCGGCGTGACGGGTTTCGTGGGCCACGCTCACCAGCCAGTGCCGCTTACCCCTGACGAGGTGTACGCGATGATGGCGCCGCCAGCGCCAGCGTCGTCCGCTTCCGACGAAGGTGGCGACGCATCGTCCAGGCCGCAGGTCGAGCTTGACTTCCAGGTGGGAGAGGCGATCACCGTCATCGACGGCCCATTCGCCACGCTGCCCGGCACCATTTCCGAGATCAGTGTGGAGAGCCAGAAGCTCCACGTCCTCGTATCAATCTTCGGCCGCGAAACTCCGGTCGAACTCTCGTTCTCGCAAGTCCAGAAGATCGTCTAG